The proteins below come from a single Arthrobacter sp. zg-Y1171 genomic window:
- a CDS encoding SDR family oxidoreductase, giving the protein MGLLEGKAAIVTGSSRGIGAEVARFLAAEGAGVVVNYRQKAPRANKVVAAIEEAGGRAVAVGADLTAPEGTAALVAAAQENFGGLDILVLNASGGMETGVEEDYALKLNRDAQVNMLTAALEVMPAGSRVVFVTSHQAHFIRSVPTMPEYEAVALSKRAGEDALRSMLPQLEEKGISLVVVSGDMIEGTVTATLLDRANPGAIEARREEAGRLYSVQEFGAEVARMAMADVPSGHTEYVGGADYLAAGAAGGPA; this is encoded by the coding sequence ATGGGTCTGCTGGAGGGCAAAGCCGCGATAGTCACCGGATCATCGCGCGGAATCGGAGCCGAAGTGGCCCGGTTCCTGGCAGCCGAGGGTGCCGGCGTCGTCGTCAACTACCGCCAAAAGGCACCGCGTGCCAACAAGGTGGTCGCCGCCATTGAGGAAGCCGGCGGACGCGCAGTCGCCGTTGGCGCGGACCTCACCGCGCCCGAGGGGACAGCTGCCCTGGTGGCCGCCGCGCAGGAAAACTTCGGCGGCCTCGACATCCTGGTGCTCAATGCCTCCGGCGGCATGGAAACCGGCGTGGAAGAGGACTACGCGCTGAAGCTCAACCGCGACGCGCAGGTCAACATGCTCACCGCCGCGCTCGAAGTGATGCCCGCCGGTTCGCGGGTGGTCTTCGTCACCAGCCACCAGGCGCACTTCATTCGCTCGGTACCGACCATGCCCGAATACGAAGCCGTTGCCCTCAGCAAGCGCGCCGGCGAGGACGCGCTGCGCAGCATGCTCCCGCAGCTGGAAGAGAAGGGCATCAGCCTGGTGGTGGTCTCCGGGGACATGATCGAAGGCACCGTGACGGCAACCCTGCTGGACCGGGCCAACCCGGGCGCCATCGAAGCCCGCCGCGAGGAAGCCGGAAGGCTTTACTCCGTGCAGGAGTTCGGCGCCGAAGTAGCCCGCATGGCCATGGCCGACGTTCCGTCCGGGCACACCGAATACGTGGGCGGTGCGGACTACCTGGCCGCCGGAGCGGCAGGCGGACCCGCCTAG
- a CDS encoding biotin/lipoate A/B protein ligase family protein has protein sequence MASTDNKGRRHGEYKVPGGKLVVVDLEVRDGRLADVSLGGDFFLEPDEALGDINAALEGLPAETTFGDIAVAVRSRLSPDAVLFGFSPEAVATTVRRALGKATGWGDHQWEIIPPTPLSTHMHVAMDEVLAEEVGAGKRNPTLRFWEWESPSVVIGSFQSLKNEVDPEGADRHGVTVVRRITGGGAMFMEHGNAITYSLYVPQSLVDGLSFADSYPFLDGWVMESLKKLGISAWYVPLNDIATDQGKIGGAAQKRFSSGGMLHHVTMSYNIDADKMVEVLRIGKEKLSDKGTTSAKKRVDPLKRQTGLSREDIIATMMDTFAARYGAVEASISDEELALAEQKVAEKFDTPEWLSRVP, from the coding sequence ATGGCAAGCACGGATAACAAGGGGCGCCGGCACGGGGAATACAAAGTGCCCGGCGGAAAACTTGTTGTAGTGGATCTGGAAGTCCGTGACGGCAGGCTGGCCGATGTGTCCCTTGGCGGCGACTTCTTCCTGGAACCTGATGAAGCACTCGGGGATATCAATGCCGCCCTCGAAGGGCTGCCTGCCGAGACGACATTCGGTGATATTGCCGTAGCCGTCCGCTCCCGGTTGTCCCCGGATGCGGTCCTCTTCGGCTTCTCGCCCGAAGCCGTGGCCACCACCGTGCGCCGCGCCCTGGGCAAGGCCACCGGCTGGGGCGACCACCAGTGGGAGATCATCCCGCCCACCCCGCTGTCCACCCACATGCATGTAGCCATGGACGAGGTCCTGGCGGAGGAAGTGGGTGCCGGCAAGCGCAACCCCACGCTCCGGTTCTGGGAATGGGAGTCGCCCTCAGTGGTGATCGGCAGCTTCCAGTCCCTGAAGAACGAGGTGGATCCGGAAGGTGCGGACCGGCACGGCGTCACCGTTGTCCGGCGCATCACCGGCGGGGGTGCCATGTTCATGGAGCACGGCAACGCCATCACCTACTCCCTCTACGTTCCCCAGTCCCTGGTGGACGGACTCAGCTTCGCGGATTCCTACCCCTTCCTGGACGGCTGGGTGATGGAATCCCTGAAGAAGCTCGGAATCTCCGCCTGGTACGTTCCGCTGAACGACATTGCCACCGACCAGGGCAAGATCGGCGGTGCCGCGCAGAAGCGCTTCAGCAGCGGCGGAATGCTGCACCACGTCACCATGTCCTACAACATCGACGCGGACAAGATGGTGGAGGTGCTGCGCATCGGCAAGGAAAAGCTCTCCGACAAGGGCACTACCAGCGCCAAAAAGCGCGTGGACCCGCTTAAGCGGCAGACCGGGCTTTCCCGCGAAGACATCATTGCAACCATGATGGACACCTTCGCCGCGCGTTACGGCGCCGTGGAGGCATCGATCTCCGACGAGGAGCTTGCCCTCGCGGAGCAGAAGGTCGCCGAAAAGTTCGACACCCCGGAGTGGCTGAGCCGCGTTCCCTAA
- a CDS encoding type B 50S ribosomal protein L31 has product MKSDIHPKYAPVVFRDLASDTAFLTASTATSSKTIEWEDGNTYPLIEVEISSASHPFYTGKQRIMDSAGRVERFNARFKGFGAKK; this is encoded by the coding sequence GTGAAGTCTGATATCCACCCCAAGTATGCTCCGGTTGTCTTCCGTGACCTCGCGTCCGACACCGCTTTCCTGACGGCCTCCACCGCCACCTCCTCCAAGACGATCGAGTGGGAAGACGGAAACACCTACCCGCTCATCGAGGTGGAAATCTCCTCTGCATCGCACCCGTTCTACACGGGCAAGCAGCGCATCATGGACTCCGCCGGCCGCGTGGAGCGCTTCAACGCCCGCTTCAAGGGCTTCGGCGCAAAGAAGTAG
- a CDS encoding RNA methyltransferase, with protein sequence MNLQYLLSADDPRVYDYTSLTDTSLRKRREPEEGMYIAESSKVLRRAVDAGHRPRSFFLAEKWLPDLADILARFPDVPAYVGTPEVLEQITGFHLHRGALAAMERPAPLDLPGLLGTARRIAVLEDIVDHTNIGAIFRSAAALQVDAVLVTPRCADPLYRRAIRVSMGAVFQVPWVRLTDWPGQLEQLREAGFVTAALALREDSLTLDELSARRDERLALVLGTEGDGLAETTLAGVDLAVRIPMSGGVDSLNVAAASAVAFWECRP encoded by the coding sequence GTGAACCTCCAGTATTTGCTGTCCGCCGACGATCCCCGCGTCTACGACTACACCTCCCTCACGGACACCTCCCTCCGGAAGCGGCGGGAACCGGAGGAAGGCATGTACATCGCCGAATCCTCCAAGGTCCTGCGCCGTGCGGTCGACGCCGGACACCGCCCGCGGTCCTTTTTCCTGGCCGAGAAATGGCTTCCGGACCTGGCGGACATCCTGGCCCGGTTTCCGGATGTGCCCGCCTACGTAGGTACGCCCGAGGTCCTGGAACAGATCACCGGGTTCCACCTGCACCGCGGTGCCCTCGCGGCCATGGAACGCCCGGCGCCCCTGGACCTGCCCGGCCTGCTGGGTACGGCCCGCAGGATTGCGGTGCTGGAAGACATTGTCGACCACACCAACATCGGTGCGATCTTCCGATCCGCAGCCGCCCTGCAGGTGGACGCCGTGCTGGTGACGCCCCGTTGCGCCGACCCGCTGTACCGCCGGGCCATCCGCGTAAGCATGGGTGCCGTCTTCCAGGTTCCGTGGGTGCGGCTGACTGACTGGCCCGGTCAACTCGAACAGCTCCGCGAAGCCGGCTTTGTGACTGCTGCCCTGGCATTGCGGGAGGATTCCCTGACCCTGGATGAACTGAGCGCCCGCCGCGACGAGCGCCTGGCCCTGGTCCTTGGCACGGAAGGCGACGGACTGGCCGAAACGACCCTCGCCGGCGTCGACCTGGCCGTGCGCATCCCGATGAGCGGGGGCGTCGATTCGTTGAATGTGGCCGCCGCCAGCGCCGTCGCCTTCTGGGAGTGTCGGCCCTAA
- the pepN gene encoding aminopeptidase N — translation MPNQNLSRDEAALRSRLLSVTSYDVQLDLGNARDQDAAGFGSRSTITFGCSEPGAGTFLDFIHGGVSSVVLNGVELDPADVVDESRIHLPGLQEQNTVTVDGTALYSRSGEGLHRFRDPADGQTYLYTQYEPADARRVFADFEQPDLKASFSFTVTAPTGWEVASNGVETQRTPLGDGTLSRWEFAPTQRISTYITTVLAGPYHRADDEWSVRLDDGTDLRVPLAAYCRSSLAGYFDPENIFAVTKRGLDYFHRLFAFPYPFGKYDSAFVPEYNLGAMENPGLVTFTEAYVFRSRATEAQYEARANTILHEMAHMWFGDLVTMKWWDDLWLKESFADYMGALAVDRATDFTNSWVSFANRRKAWAYVQDQLPTTHPIVADIPDLEAAKQNFDGITYAKGASVLKQLVAYVGFDTFIEAARGYFRAHAFGNTTLADLLGALEAASGRDMALWSSRWLQTAGVPVLVPETETDDAGAYTSVVIRQNAPDPVSGEQVPRPHRLRVGLYDFDAAGALVRTDSVELDVAGARTEVPELLGRQRPALLLLNDEDLTYAKIRFDDASLGTLLESLHRLSDPLARAITLSALWNSVRDGVLSAKDYVRLVQRVAPQESGAGVLQVLLDNALSAIEYYAPTSRRDGLREEFYAHIAEQLTSAAPGSDRQIIWARAAAGAGRRSSTYNQLLRGLLDGSAGIEGLAVDSDLRWRLWVALAATDSASRAELDAELERDTTASGRVGHTTAAAAFPDPEVKAAAWQAAVHSDTLSNELLSATITGFGLGSHELLDGYIENYFASLTGVWSARSIELASRVVGGLYPGHQDAAAGMVPADHPVVQKSVEWLELHPHAPGALRRIIIEQQDQLLRSLRVQAAGL, via the coding sequence GTGCCTAACCAGAACCTGAGCCGTGACGAAGCCGCTCTGCGGTCCCGCCTGCTGTCCGTGACCTCCTACGACGTCCAGCTGGACCTGGGCAATGCCCGGGACCAGGACGCCGCAGGCTTCGGGTCGCGAAGCACCATAACCTTCGGCTGTTCAGAGCCCGGTGCCGGGACGTTCCTGGACTTCATCCACGGCGGCGTATCCTCGGTGGTCCTGAACGGCGTCGAGCTGGACCCGGCGGACGTTGTGGACGAATCCCGGATCCACCTGCCCGGCCTGCAGGAGCAAAACACCGTCACCGTGGACGGCACGGCGCTCTACAGCCGCAGCGGCGAGGGCCTGCACCGCTTCCGCGACCCGGCGGACGGGCAGACCTACCTCTACACGCAGTACGAGCCCGCCGACGCGCGGCGCGTGTTTGCCGACTTTGAGCAGCCGGACCTGAAGGCATCCTTCAGTTTCACCGTAACGGCACCGACCGGCTGGGAAGTGGCCTCCAACGGCGTCGAAACGCAGCGGACACCGCTGGGTGACGGCACCTTGAGCCGGTGGGAGTTCGCCCCCACCCAGCGCATCTCCACCTACATCACCACAGTCCTCGCCGGGCCGTACCACCGCGCCGATGACGAGTGGTCCGTCCGGCTCGACGACGGCACCGATCTGCGCGTTCCGCTGGCTGCGTACTGCCGTTCCTCCCTGGCCGGGTATTTCGACCCGGAGAACATCTTCGCGGTCACTAAGCGGGGACTGGACTACTTCCACCGCCTCTTTGCCTTCCCGTATCCCTTCGGGAAATACGATTCCGCCTTTGTTCCCGAGTACAACCTCGGCGCCATGGAGAATCCCGGCCTGGTGACCTTCACGGAGGCCTATGTGTTCCGGTCCCGGGCTACGGAGGCGCAGTACGAGGCGCGGGCAAACACCATCCTGCATGAGATGGCGCATATGTGGTTCGGCGACTTGGTGACCATGAAATGGTGGGACGACCTGTGGCTCAAGGAGTCCTTCGCGGACTACATGGGCGCCCTGGCCGTGGACCGCGCCACCGACTTCACCAACTCGTGGGTCAGCTTCGCGAACCGGCGCAAGGCGTGGGCCTACGTCCAGGACCAGCTGCCCACCACGCACCCCATCGTGGCGGACATTCCCGATCTGGAGGCAGCGAAGCAGAACTTCGACGGCATCACGTATGCCAAGGGTGCCTCGGTGCTCAAGCAGCTGGTGGCCTACGTCGGGTTCGATACCTTTATCGAAGCCGCCCGCGGGTACTTCCGGGCCCACGCCTTCGGCAACACCACACTCGCGGATCTCCTCGGCGCCCTGGAAGCGGCGTCCGGCAGGGATATGGCGCTGTGGTCCAGCCGGTGGCTCCAGACCGCAGGTGTTCCGGTCCTGGTTCCGGAGACCGAAACCGACGACGCCGGTGCCTACACGTCCGTGGTGATCCGGCAGAATGCTCCGGATCCGGTCAGCGGCGAACAGGTCCCCCGGCCGCACCGGCTCCGCGTCGGCCTGTACGATTTCGACGCCGCCGGCGCGCTGGTCCGCACCGACAGCGTGGAACTGGACGTCGCCGGTGCACGGACGGAGGTACCCGAACTGCTCGGCAGGCAGCGTCCGGCGCTTCTGCTGCTCAATGACGAGGACCTTACCTACGCCAAGATCCGCTTCGACGACGCGTCGCTGGGCACCCTGCTGGAGTCCCTGCACCGGCTCAGCGATCCCCTGGCCCGGGCCATCACGCTCTCAGCTCTGTGGAACAGCGTCCGTGACGGTGTCCTCAGTGCCAAGGACTACGTACGGCTGGTCCAGCGGGTGGCGCCGCAGGAAAGCGGTGCCGGCGTCCTGCAGGTACTGCTGGACAACGCCCTCAGTGCCATCGAGTACTACGCACCGACGTCGCGGCGGGACGGATTGCGTGAGGAGTTCTACGCGCATATTGCCGAGCAGTTGACGTCGGCGGCACCTGGCAGCGACCGGCAGATCATCTGGGCCCGGGCCGCCGCCGGCGCCGGACGGCGCAGCAGCACCTACAACCAGCTCCTGCGCGGACTGCTGGACGGCAGCGCCGGCATCGAAGGCCTGGCAGTGGATTCCGATCTTCGCTGGCGCCTCTGGGTTGCACTTGCGGCCACAGATTCCGCGAGCCGCGCGGAACTGGATGCGGAGCTGGAACGGGATACCACGGCGTCGGGCCGGGTGGGCCACACCACCGCTGCGGCTGCCTTCCCGGATCCGGAGGTAAAGGCCGCGGCATGGCAGGCGGCAGTGCACTCCGACACTCTCTCCAATGAACTGCTCTCGGCCACGATCACCGGGTTCGGCCTGGGCAGCCACGAGCTGCTCGACGGATACATAGAGAACTATTTCGCCTCCCTTACCGGGGTCTGGTCCGCGCGCAGCATCGAGCTGGCTTCACGCGTGGTCGGCGGGCTCTACCCGGGGCACCAGGACGCAGCAGCGGGCATGGTGCCGGCCGACCATCCGGTGGTGCAGAAATCGGTCGAATGGCTGGAGCTCCATCCCCACGCGCCGGGCGCGCTGCGCAGGATCATTATCGAGCAGCAGGACCAGCTGCTTCGGTCCCTGCGCGTCCAGGCGGCCGGACTGTAG
- a CDS encoding ABC transporter ATP-binding protein has protein sequence MSDVLEFAGVSVVRSGKNLLDGVNWQVKEGERWVIMGPNGAGKTTLLQIASGRMHPTRGVAGILEEVLGAVDVFELRPRIGLASAALAGQIPEDETVLNVVLTASYGMTGRWREKYEKLDERRAFRLLHEWGMSTFMNRRFSSLSEGERKRVQIARALMTDPELLLLDEPAAGLDLAGREDLLFRLGELARDEEAPAMVLVTHHLEEVPTGFTHALLLREGGVVASGPIDEVFTEEHLSTAFDLPLDLRREGGRYSATARRG, from the coding sequence ATGAGTGATGTTCTTGAATTTGCCGGCGTAAGCGTTGTCCGCAGCGGCAAAAACCTGTTGGACGGCGTCAACTGGCAGGTCAAGGAGGGGGAACGCTGGGTCATCATGGGCCCCAACGGTGCCGGAAAGACCACGCTGCTGCAGATTGCCAGCGGTCGGATGCACCCAACCCGCGGCGTAGCGGGAATCCTCGAGGAAGTCCTCGGCGCGGTGGACGTCTTTGAACTCCGCCCGCGTATCGGCCTCGCCTCCGCGGCATTGGCCGGGCAGATCCCCGAAGACGAAACAGTCCTCAACGTGGTGCTCACCGCGTCCTACGGGATGACCGGGCGCTGGCGCGAGAAGTACGAAAAGCTCGACGAACGGCGCGCCTTCCGCCTCCTGCACGAGTGGGGCATGTCCACCTTCATGAACCGCCGCTTCTCCTCCCTCAGCGAAGGGGAGCGCAAGCGCGTTCAGATTGCCCGCGCCCTGATGACGGATCCGGAACTGCTGCTGCTGGACGAGCCGGCCGCCGGCCTGGACCTCGCCGGCCGCGAGGACCTGCTGTTCCGGCTCGGCGAACTGGCCCGGGACGAGGAAGCACCCGCCATGGTGCTGGTCACCCATCACCTGGAAGAGGTCCCGACCGGCTTCACCCACGCCCTGCTGCTCCGCGAAGGCGGCGTGGTGGCGTCCGGTCCCATCGACGAGGTGTTCACCGAGGAACACCTGAGCACCGCCTTTGACCTGCCGCTGGATCTGCGCCGCGAAGGCGGCCGCTACTCGGCCACTGCCCGGCGCGGCTAG
- a CDS encoding cupin domain-containing protein — translation MEKKSLTALARQHMESARQAASGRSASTVYGGHEHVLRQTVIALRAGFVMDEHENPGEATVYVLKGRVALAAEGNSWDGSAGDLLIVPQARHSVEALEDSAILLTVAKPQLA, via the coding sequence ATGGAGAAAAAGTCGCTGACCGCCCTCGCCCGCCAACACATGGAATCCGCACGGCAGGCGGCCAGCGGACGCAGCGCCTCCACCGTCTACGGCGGACACGAGCACGTGCTGCGGCAGACCGTGATCGCCCTCCGGGCCGGGTTTGTTATGGACGAGCATGAGAATCCGGGCGAGGCTACGGTCTACGTCCTCAAGGGCCGGGTTGCCCTCGCTGCCGAGGGAAACAGCTGGGACGGCTCCGCGGGAGACCTGCTGATTGTTCCGCAGGCACGGCACTCCGTCGAGGCCCTGGAGGACTCGGCCATCCTCCTCACCGTCGCCAAGCCGCAGCTGGCCTGA
- a CDS encoding YeiH family protein produces the protein MPPSRRARLQRTVPGLLTAAAAVAASFLVHLLLPAVPVLTAAVVLGLLAANLPGTAARAVGSWKPGLALAARKFLRLGIVLLGLKVSLVDIAGLGWTALLLIVALVLAAFAGTYVICRLFRLPGDEPVLIAAGFSICGVSAIGAMAAVRRTRTEETVVPVALVTLCGTLAIAALPLAGRVLHLPPEVFGSWAGASVHDVGQVVATAQTAGTAALAAAVVVKLARVVLLAPMTAAAGLLARRAESQLPVQGKRPPLVPLFVLGFLALILVRTWGVLPGAALEAAAVLQELLFAAALFALGAGVRVKALFASGFRAAAAALTSWALISGLGLAVAVLLAG, from the coding sequence GTGCCGCCCTCCCGGCGTGCCCGCCTGCAACGCACCGTCCCCGGGCTGCTGACCGCTGCGGCCGCCGTCGCCGCGTCCTTCCTGGTGCATCTGCTCCTGCCCGCGGTACCTGTCCTGACGGCCGCAGTCGTACTGGGCCTGCTGGCGGCGAACCTCCCCGGTACCGCCGCCCGGGCCGTCGGTTCCTGGAAGCCCGGACTGGCCCTGGCCGCGCGGAAATTCCTGCGCCTCGGAATCGTGCTGCTGGGGCTGAAGGTCTCGCTGGTCGATATCGCGGGACTGGGCTGGACAGCACTGCTGCTGATCGTGGCGCTGGTGCTGGCGGCGTTCGCGGGGACGTACGTCATCTGCCGGTTGTTCCGCCTTCCGGGTGATGAACCGGTGCTGATCGCCGCAGGGTTCTCCATCTGCGGTGTTTCCGCCATCGGGGCAATGGCCGCAGTCCGCAGGACCCGCACCGAAGAAACGGTGGTACCGGTCGCCCTGGTAACCCTCTGCGGCACGCTGGCCATTGCAGCGCTGCCGCTTGCCGGCAGGGTGTTGCACCTGCCGCCGGAAGTTTTCGGCTCCTGGGCCGGGGCGTCCGTGCACGACGTCGGACAGGTAGTCGCCACGGCGCAGACCGCAGGAACCGCGGCGCTGGCGGCCGCCGTCGTCGTGAAGCTGGCGCGGGTGGTGCTGCTGGCCCCGATGACCGCAGCCGCCGGGCTGCTGGCCCGCCGCGCAGAGTCGCAGCTTCCGGTGCAGGGCAAGCGCCCACCGCTGGTCCCCTTGTTTGTCCTGGGGTTCCTCGCGCTGATCCTGGTCCGCACCTGGGGCGTGCTGCCCGGGGCGGCGCTGGAAGCCGCCGCCGTCCTGCAGGAACTGCTGTTTGCCGCGGCGTTGTTTGCACTGGGGGCCGGTGTCCGGGTGAAGGCGCTGTTCGCCTCCGGTTTCCGTGCGGCGGCAGCGGCGTTGACCTCGTGGGCCCTGATATCCGGGCTGGGCCTAGCCGTGGCGGTGCTGCTGGCCGGATAG
- the serB gene encoding phosphoserine phosphatase SerB, which produces MPNSPEYSVVSYGRDLSDAYLGAVQSAVSGLGARILELENAAGNGYTVSKLYVGYDGGLPRLRRAVEAAAAAVPARPGGEHSAVVPPSLLEDARKLLVLDVDSTLIKQEVIELLAAHAGREAEVAAVTEAAMRGELDFAASLHARVKTLAGLPASVIDEVGARIELSDGAELLVKEFLAAGHGVAVVSGGFTQVLDPLADRLRLSFRRANLLEIEDGVLTGAVSGEVVDRAVKARSLAEWARELGVAPGHTIAVGDGANDLDMLAAAALGVAFNAKPAVQAAADAVLNLPQLDAVQHFVKL; this is translated from the coding sequence ATGCCGAACTCCCCCGAATACAGTGTCGTCAGCTACGGGCGGGACCTGTCCGACGCCTATCTGGGGGCGGTGCAGAGTGCCGTCTCGGGCTTGGGGGCGCGGATCCTGGAACTGGAGAACGCTGCGGGGAACGGTTACACCGTGTCCAAGCTTTACGTGGGCTACGACGGCGGCCTCCCCCGGCTGCGGCGCGCCGTCGAAGCAGCCGCGGCAGCCGTGCCGGCAAGACCGGGCGGTGAGCACAGCGCCGTGGTGCCGCCGTCGCTCCTCGAGGACGCCCGGAAGCTGCTGGTGCTTGACGTGGACTCGACCCTGATCAAACAGGAAGTCATTGAACTGCTGGCGGCGCACGCAGGACGGGAAGCGGAGGTGGCCGCGGTGACCGAGGCCGCCATGCGCGGGGAACTGGATTTTGCTGCGAGCCTGCACGCCCGGGTGAAAACGCTTGCCGGGCTGCCGGCGTCCGTCATCGACGAAGTGGGTGCCCGGATTGAGCTTTCCGACGGCGCGGAACTGCTGGTGAAGGAGTTCCTTGCGGCCGGGCACGGGGTTGCCGTGGTGTCGGGTGGTTTCACCCAGGTGCTTGATCCGCTGGCCGACCGCCTGCGGCTCAGCTTCCGCAGGGCGAACCTGCTGGAAATCGAGGACGGGGTGCTAACCGGCGCCGTGTCGGGGGAAGTCGTGGACCGTGCGGTCAAGGCCCGCTCCCTGGCTGAGTGGGCTCGGGAGCTGGGTGTGGCACCCGGGCACACCATTGCGGTGGGCGACGGCGCCAATGACCTGGACATGCTCGCGGCGGCCGCACTGGGCGTGGCGTTTAACGCCAAACCGGCAGTGCAGGCCGCCGCGGATGCCGTGCTGAACCTGCCCCAACTGGACGCGGTTCAGCACTTCGTGAAGCTCTAG
- a CDS encoding beta-ketoacyl-ACP reductase, translating into MQNTTENSSGRSVLVTGGNRGIGLAIAKSFLAAGDRVAITYRSGEVPDGMLGVKADVTDMASVDAAFTEVEAAHGPVEVLVANAGITRDTLLLRMSEEDFSDVIDTNLTGAFRVVKRASKGMLRMKKGRVVLISSVVGLYGSPGQINYAASKSGLIGIARSLTRELGSRNITANVVAPGFINTDMTRALPEDTQKNYLSSIPAGRFAEPEEVANVVRWIAGDEAGYISGAVIPVDGGLGMGH; encoded by the coding sequence GTGCAGAACACGACAGAGAACTCATCCGGCCGCAGCGTCCTGGTGACCGGAGGAAACCGCGGAATCGGGCTGGCAATCGCCAAGTCGTTCCTGGCCGCAGGTGACCGCGTGGCCATCACATACCGCAGCGGCGAGGTTCCCGATGGGATGCTGGGCGTCAAGGCTGATGTGACGGATATGGCATCGGTCGACGCCGCATTTACCGAGGTGGAGGCCGCTCACGGGCCGGTCGAAGTCCTCGTAGCCAATGCCGGGATCACCCGGGACACGCTGCTGCTGCGGATGAGTGAAGAGGATTTCTCCGACGTCATCGACACCAACCTCACCGGCGCCTTCCGTGTGGTTAAGCGTGCCTCCAAGGGCATGCTCCGGATGAAGAAGGGCCGGGTGGTGCTGATCTCCTCGGTGGTCGGACTGTACGGATCGCCCGGGCAGATCAACTACGCCGCCTCCAAATCCGGGCTGATCGGCATTGCCCGTTCCCTCACCCGCGAACTGGGTTCCCGCAACATCACGGCAAATGTCGTGGCTCCGGGGTTCATCAACACCGACATGACCCGCGCCCTGCCCGAGGACACGCAGAAGAACTACCTGTCCTCCATCCCCGCCGGCCGGTTCGCCGAGCCGGAGGAAGTTGCCAACGTGGTGCGCTGGATTGCCGGCGACGAGGCAGGCTACATTTCCGGTGCAGTCATCCCGGTCGACGGCGGCCTGGGCATGGGGCACTAG